A genome region from Pan paniscus chromosome 17, NHGRI_mPanPan1-v2.0_pri, whole genome shotgun sequence includes the following:
- the LOC100994526 gene encoding ribosome biogenesis protein SLX9 homolog: MWQWWWQHPSLKQLLLGSISHVQVPQCSDKSSYLPHPYRTDGLIRIIPPFINTNIFARTKIDPSALVQKLELDVRSVTSIRRGAEAKTVLPKKEKMKLRREQCLQKIEAIKLAEQKHREERRRRATVVVGHLHPLRDALPELLGLETGSRRQACSRESNKPRPSELSRMSAAQRQQLLEEGRTRFQELLSSPAYRASPLVAIGQTLARQMQLEDGGQL; the protein is encoded by the exons atgtggcagtggtggtggcagcATCCCTCGCTGAAGCAGCTCTTGCTGGGTAGTATCTCCCATGTGCAGGTTCCCCAGTGCTCTGATAAGAGCTCCTACCTCCCCCATCCCTATAGGACTGATG GGCTAATAAGAATTATACCTCCGTTCATCAACACCAACATCTTTGCCAGGACCAAGATAGACCCCAGCGCCTTGGTGCAGAAGCTGGAGCTGGATGTGAGGAGCGTCACTTCCATCAGGAGAGGTGCAGAGGCCAAGACCGTTTTgcccaagaaagagaaaatgaagctgAGGCGTGAGCAATGCTTGCAGAAAATCGAAGCCATAAAACTGGCTGAGCAGAAGCATAGGGAGGAGCGGAGGCGGAGGGCCACGGTGGTGGTGGGGCACCTGCACCCGCTCAGGGATGCCCTGCCCGAGCTGCTGGGGCTCGAGACTGGCAGCCGGCGCCAAGCCTGCAGCAGGGAGAGCAACAAGCCCCGGCCCTCAGAGCTCAGCCGGATGAGCGCAGCCCAGAGACAGCAGCTTCTGGAGGAAGGAAGGACCCGGTTTCAGGAGCTGCTGTCCAGTCCGGCCTACAGAGCCAGCCCCCTGGTGGCCATCGGGCAGACGCTGGCCCGGCAGATGCAGCTGGAAGATGGCGGCCAGCTCTGA